In Candidatus Binataceae bacterium, one DNA window encodes the following:
- a CDS encoding transposase, producing MQTFQELMATFPDEPACRTYLTLRRWPSGPQCPICGNHKVYESTARPFHWQCRNKTDKHSNPYRFSVLVGTVFENTNVPLLTWFKVLYTMLQSKKGVSALQIRRMFFGERSSTHTAWFVCHRLRAAMHDDGFKQLMGIVEIDETYIGGKQSNRHWKDRQKYHGGGSANTGKTTMQNIRRMYPHGMVDHKAGEYVRGVVHTNNIESFWSLLKRGVMGTYHNVSAKYLPLYLAEFQFRHNHRKGRRYIRPSLAGC from the coding sequence ATGCAGACCTTCCAAGAATTGATGGCGACTTTCCCTGACGAACCGGCCTGCCGGACTTACCTGACGCTGCGGCGATGGCCGTCTGGCCCACAGTGCCCTATCTGCGGCAACCACAAGGTCTATGAGAGCACGGCGCGACCCTTCCATTGGCAGTGCCGGAACAAGACCGATAAGCACTCCAACCCTTATCGCTTCTCCGTTCTCGTCGGGACGGTTTTCGAGAATACCAACGTCCCGCTCCTGACGTGGTTCAAGGTGCTCTACACGATGTTGCAGAGCAAAAAAGGCGTTTCGGCTCTCCAGATTCGGCGCATGTTCTTTGGCGAGCGATCTTCTACACATACCGCTTGGTTCGTCTGCCATCGGCTCCGCGCGGCGATGCACGACGACGGCTTCAAGCAATTGATGGGCATCGTCGAAATTGACGAAACCTACATCGGCGGCAAGCAATCCAATCGGCATTGGAAAGACCGGCAGAAGTATCACGGTGGCGGATCGGCCAATACCGGGAAAACGACAATGCAAAACATCCGACGTATGTATCCGCATGGGATGGTCGATCACAAAGCGGGCGAGTACGTGCGCGGCGTCGTGCACACGAATAACATCGAATCGTTTTGGAGCTTGCTGAAGCGCGGCGTTATGGGCACCTATCACAACGTCTCGGCTAAATATCTGCCGCTCTACTTGGCCGAATTTCAGTTTCGCCATAATCATCGCAAGGGACGCCGATATATTCGGCCAAGCCTAGCAGGATGCTGA